One genomic region from Prunus persica cultivar Lovell chromosome G3, Prunus_persica_NCBIv2, whole genome shotgun sequence encodes:
- the LOC18782434 gene encoding probable WRKY transcription factor 31: MAKGGGLSIDSDPFGFSLHNPIVLNSFQQDQYNHHQPCRTKKQQQQQLHHSSLNMDMDASTIHQRSPPPPPLPPPTLQFSVNLNCTHEDVDNHHHHHHHHQHSPEPPSNEKRKVIDERDFFADNKSHVDQDKSASADPADKMDLHGPTDMEFNVNTGLNLLLTNTSSDQSVVDDGISSNIEDKRAKSELAVLQAELERMNAENQRLRGMLNQVTTNYNALQVHLLTLMQSQKAEQNSSAAEGHGVFDGNNKVVVEEKKLINSNGSPVVVPRQFMDLGLAANNADTDEPSQSSSEEKSRERSGSLGENVKVAGHSDDQEKKEFGRGIGREESPDQPSQSWGPNKVPRLNSPKEVDQTEATMRKARVSVRARSEAPMITDGCQWRKYGQKMAKGNPCPRAYYRCTMAAGCPVRKQVQRCAEDRTILITTYEGNHNHPLPPAAMAMASTTSSAARMLLSGSMPSADGLMDSNFLTRTILPCSSSMATISASAPFPTVTLDLTQSPNPLQLQRPPGQFNIPFPNPSQNFTNGPVSLLPQIFGQALYNQSKFSGLQMSQDMERGQLGHQQQPGHQGQQQNSLADTVTAATAAIAADPNFTAALAAAITSIIGNAHPNNNSNNGTNPATNSNNNNGNGNGNTTSNNNKLSNSSFSAN, translated from the exons ATGGCTAAGGGAGGTGGACTCTCCATTGATTCAGATCCATTTGGGTTCTCTCTCCACAATCCCATAGTCCTCAACTCCTTTCAACAAGACCAATATAACCACCACCAACCCTGCAGGACcaagaagcagcagcagcagcagcttcaTCACTCCTCACTCAACATGGACATGGACGCCTCCACAATTCACCAGAGGTCTCCTCCtccccctcctcttcctcctccaacTCTGCAATTCTCAGTCAACCTCAACTGCACCCATGAAGATGTTgataatcatcatcatcatcatcatcaccatcagcACTCTCCTGAACCACCCTCCAATGAAAAACGTAAAGTCATCGACGAAAGGGACTTCTTCGCCGATAACAAGAGCCATGTTGATCAAGACAAGTCTGCCTCCGCCGACCCTGCTGATAAAATGGACTTACATGGGCCGACGGATATGGAATTCAACGTAAAT ACTGGCTTGAATCTTCTCCTTACAAACACTAGCAGTGACCAATCAGTGGTGGATGATGGCATTTCGTCGAACATAGAAGATAAAAGAGCTAAAAGTGAG cTGGCTGTTCTTCAAGCTGAGCTTGAGCGAATGAACGCGGAGAATCAACGTTTGAGAGGCATGCTTAATCAGGTGACTACCAATTACAACGCTCTTCAGGTGCATTTGCTGACTTTGATGCAAAGCCAGAAGGCTGAGCAGAACAGTAGCGCTGCTGAAGGCCATGGAGTGTTTGATGGGAACAACAAAGTGGTGGTGGAAGAAAAGAAGCTCATTAATAGCAATGGATCGCCAGTAGTGGTCCCTAGGCAGTTTATGGATCTCGGATTGGCTGCTAATAATGCTGACACTGATGAGCCTTCACAGTCTTCATCTGAAGAAAAAAGCCGCGAACGGTCTGGATCGCTTGGAGAGAATGTGAAGGTTGCAGGGCATAGTGATGATCAGGAGAAGAAGGAATTTGGAAGAGGGATTGGGAGAGAGGAGAGCCCAGATCAGCCATCACAGAGTTGGGGCCCGAACAAAGTTCCAAGGCTCAATTCTCCCAAAGAGGTTGATCAAACTGAGGCTACCATGAGGAAGGCAAGAGTTTCGGTCAGAGCTCGATCAGAGGCACCTATG ATCACTGATGGATGTCAATGGCGAAAGTATGGACAAAAGATGGCAAAGGGAAACCCGTGTCCTCGAGCTTATTATCGATGCACCATGGCTGCTGGTTGCCCAGTTCGTAAACAA GTACAAAGATGTGCAGAAGATAGGACAATCCTAATTACTACATATGAAGGCAATCACAACCACCCGTTGCCTCCAGCagccatggcaatggcatCAACTACTTCATCCGCGGCACGAATGCTACTCTCAGGGTCTATGCCGAGTGCAGATGGCCTAATGGACTCAAACTTCCTCACCAGGACAATCCTCCCATGCTCCTCTAGCATGGCCACCATCTCAGCCTCAGCACCATTCCCTACTGTTACATTGGACTTAACACAATCACCAAACCCTTTACAGCTCCAAAGGCCACCAGGGCAATTCAACATCCCATTCCCGAACCCATCTCAGAATTTCACCAATGGACCCGTCTCATTGCTGCCTCAGATTTTTGGTCAAGCACTCTATAACCAGTCAAAATTCTCTGGCCTGCAAATGTCACAAGACATGGAGCGTGGCCAACTGGGTCACCAACAGCAACCAGGGCACCAAGGGCAGCAGCAGAACTCATTGGCTGACACTGTCACTGCAGCCACTGCCGCCATTGCAGCTGATCCAAACTTCACTGCAGCTCTGGCAGCAGCCATCACCTCCATTATTGGCAATGCTCATCCAAACAACAATAGTAACAACGGCACCAACCCTGCAACCAACTCAAACAACAACAATGGCAATGGCAATGGCAACACCACCAGCAACAACAATAAACTTAGCAATTCAAGTTTTTCAGCCAACTAA